The nucleotide window CCGCCGGGTCGGCTGGCGTCGGCGGCTTGGCGCTGGCAAGATGAACGGCGGTCGCCTCAAAAAGGACAAGCCATGAGCCTGATCCACTTCGCCTACTTTATCTTCGGCCTGGCCCTGCTGATCGCCGGCGCGGAATTGCTCGTGCGCGGCGCCTCCAGGCTGGCCGCCGCCTTCGGCATCTCGCCGCTGGTGATCGGCCTGACCGTGGTCGCTTTCGGCACCAGCTCGCCGGAGCTCGCCATCAGCGTGCAGTCGGGCCTGGCCGGCCAAAGCGACATCGCCTTGGGCAACGTGGTCGGCAGCAACATCTTCAACGTGCTCTTCATCCTTGGCCTGTCGGCCGTGATCACGCCGCTGCTGGTGGCCCAGCAACTGGTGCGTCTGGACGTGCCGGTGATGATCGGCGTATCGCTCCTCGTGCTGGGGCTCGGGTTGGACGGCGCGTTCAGCCGCCCGGAAGGCGGGCTGCTGGTGGCCGGGCTGGCGGCCTATACGGCCTTCCTCATCCGCCAGAGCCGCCGGGAAAGCCAGGCGGTGCAGACCGAGTACGCCCAGGAGTTCGGTGCCGCGACCTCCGCCGGGCGCGGCCGCCTGCTCAACTTGGCGCTGGTAGCCGGCGGCCTGGGCCTGCTCGTGCTCGGCTCGCGCTGGCTGGTGACCGGCGCCGTCGCCTTTGCCCAGGCCCTCGGGGTGAGCGAGCTGGTGATCGGCCTGACCCTGGTGGCGGCGGGCACTTCCATGCCGGAGGTGGCGACCTCCCTCATCGCCGCCGTGCGCGGCCAGCGCGACATCGCCGTCGGCAACGTGGTCGGCAGCAACATCTTCAACCTGCTCGGCGTGCTCGGTCTCACCGCCGTGGTGGCGCCGAACGGCGTGCCCGTGTCGGATGCCGTGCTGGGCTTCGACCTGCCGGTGATGATTGCCGTGGCGGTGGCCTGCCTGCCCATCTTCCTGAGCAGCCATCTCATCGCCCGCTGGGAAGGCTTCGTCTTCCTGGGCTACTACGCGGCCTATACCACCTACCTCATCCTGGAATCGGCGCAGCATGATGCCCTGCCGCTGTTCAGCACGGTGATGGGCGCCTTCGTCCTGCCGCTGACCGCCATCACCCTGCTGCTCGTGCTGCTGCGCGCCTGGCGGGCGCAGCGGCGGGGCTGACTCCGCTCGCGCCCCCGCCCCGTTCTTCGGCTATGCTTAGCAGGAACGGAACACCGGCGGAGGGCCGCGATGCTCGCTTATCTGAAGAAATTCGAACGGGTGGTGGTGCTGACGCTCATTGCCATGCTGAGCATCGTGGTGCTCCTGGCCGTGGGGGAGCTGGGCTGGGTCCTGGTGCAGGATGCCATCACGCCGCCCGTGCTCATCCTGGAGATCGACGAGCTGCTGGACATCTTCGGGCTTTTCCTGCTGGTGCTGATCGGCATCGAGCTGCTGGAAATGATGAAAGCCTACCTGGCGGAAGGCGTGGTGCACTCGGAAGTGGTGCTCACCGTGGCGCTGATCGCCATCGCGCGCAAGATCGTCGTGCTGGACGCCCGCGACTACAGCGGCGCCACGCTGGTCGGCATCGGCGTGATCATCGTGGCCCTGGCGGCGGCCTACTGGGTCATCCGGCGGGCGCGCGGCTAGATGCGGCGGGTATACTGAGCGCATGGACTGGACCTACGCCGCCCGCACCCTCGCCGGCCTCCTCGCCATCCTCAATCCCCTCGGCGCCATTCCGGTATTCATCAGCCTGACCATGGGCTGGGACGCGGCCACGCGCATGCGCACCGCCCGCATCGCCGCGGTGGCCACCGGGCTCGTGCTCAGCACGGCGGCCCTGGCTGGCGACCGCATTCTGGCCTTCTTCGGCATCTCCATCGCCGCCTTCCGGGTGGGCGGCGGCATCCTGGTGCTGCTCATGGCCATCCACATGATGCAGGCCAAGCGCAGCGGCGCCCGCCAGACGCCGGAGGAGACCGAGGCGGCGGCGGAGAAGGATTCGGTGGCGGTGGTGCCGCTGGCCATCCCGCTGCTGGCCGGCCCGGGCGCCATCAGCACGGTCATCCTCAATGCCCACCAGACCCGGGGCTTCCTGGGCTTCGTGATGCTGGGCGGCATCATCTGGCTCATGGCCGGCGCCGTGTACCTGGCCCTGACCGCGGCCGTGCCCCTGGCCCGGCGCCTGGGCGTGCTGGGCATCAACATCACCACCCGCATCCTCGGCCTGCTGCTGGCGGCCATCGCCGTGGAGTTCATCGCCGACGGCCTGAAGGAGCTTTTTCCGCTGCTGGCCGGGGGCTAGGCCCGGCCAGATACCGCAAGCCGCTCCCGCAGCGCTTCGTCCAGCGCCTCCAAGGCCGGGCGCATCAAGAGGCCGGCGTGAACATGGTAGAAGCGCAGTTCGCAGGCGACGGGCTGGTCCAGGCCGCGCCGGCCCCGGGTGTCGAAACGGGTCCACTCGATCATGGGCAGCAATTCCTGCCACAGCGACAGCCCCAGCCAGGAGCGCCGATCCAGGACCAGCGCCAGCCCGAGCTTGGGCAGTTCCAGCTCCAGCGGGCTGCCAAGGCGCAGCAGGGCCAGCTTGACAGGGTTGTAATGCGCCGCCGGCATCATGTACGGCAAGGTCCGGAGCGGCGGAATGTCGCGAAAACGGTCAGTCATGCGCCCTCCGGCCAGCCGATGGCGGATTGGAGAAAACCGGTCAGCCGGCGGCCTGCCGCGCCGCCGGACCCGAGGTGTCATCGGGCTGTCCTTCCCGGAACACCCGGCTGGCGAGGATGTCCTCGGCCTCGATGGTCATGAGGTCCTGCCGGGTCAGCAGTCCGCCGCTGGCCAGCAGGCGGTTGGCCTGGCGCAGGCGGGCACGGTCGAGCGCATTGCGCACGCTGCGGGCGTTGGCGAAGTGCGGCATCCGCATGCGGCGCAGCAGATACTCGTGAAAGGCCAGCTCCGCATCCGGGCTGAAGCGGTATTGCTGCTTTTCCAGCATGAGATGGGCGATGCCCATCAGCTCGTCCACCGTATAGTCGGGGAAATCGATATGGTGGGCGATGCGCGAGGACATGCCCGGATTGCTCTCGAAGAAGCGCTCCATCTTGTCCTTGTAGCCGGCCAGGATCACCACCAGATCCTCGCGCTGGTTCTCCATCACCTGCAAGAGGATCTCGATGGCCTCCTGCCCGTAGTCGCGCTCGTTTTCCGGCTTGTACAAGTAATAGGCCTCGTCGATGAAGAGCACCCCGCCCATGGCGCGCTTCAGCACCTCCTTGGTCTTGGGCGCCGTGTGGCCGATGTACTGGCCGACCAGGTCGTCGCGGGTGACGGCCACCAGGTGGCCCTGGCGCACGTAGCCCAGGCGGTGCAGGATCTCGGCCATGCGCATGGCCACGGTGGTCTTGCCGGTGCCGGGATTGCCGGTGAAGCTCATGTGCAGGCTGGGCGGCCCGGCGTTGAGCTGCAGCTCCTTGCGCACGCGGTCGACCAGGAGCAGCGCGGCGGTCTCGCGGATGCGGGTCTTGACCGGCTTGAGGCCCACCAGCTCGCGGTCGAGCTGATCCAGCACCTCCTGCAGGTGAGCGTCGCGATAGGCGGCCCGCAGATCGACCGGCGTGTCTCCAGACACCGCTTGGGTTTCGCTGTTGTGCTCAGCGACTTGCTCGTCCATGGTTCACGCTCCATTGCGTCAGAACATGCGTTTCGAGATATGCACGGCCCCGCGGCACCGGGAAGGCCCGGTGCCGCTCGCCAGGTTACTGGTAGCGCTCCCCTTCCGGCTCGTCCGTGGCATAGGCATGCACGGTGTAGCCGATGTGCCGCCCTTCGAGCTCCTGCCGCCACAGGCCGAAGCCCGGCTCCTCCTTGGGCCGGTTGACGATGAAGGACATGCGCGGGGTCTCCCAGCCGCGGGTGGAATCGAAGGCCGTCACCCGGATGTAGTGGTTGGGATAGGCCTTGCGGCACTCGTTGACCTCGTACATGATGCCGGCCGGGTCCTTGAGGTCGAACATGGGGATGCCCCACATCTCCCAGTAGGTATTGCGCGGGTGCGGGTCGTCGGTGAACTCCACGTTCACCGCCCAGCCGTTCTGCAGGGCGTATTTGATCTGGGCGAGGATCTGCTCGTCGGTGAGATCGGGCAGGAAGGAAAACTGGCCTTGGGTGATTCGCATGGCACGCTCCTCTCGTCAGACCGACGCGGTCGCCGTGGGCACGAAGTCCGGCGTGTCGGTGGATTCGTAGTTGAAGGTGACGTCCTTCCAGGTGTCGAGGGCGGCGCGCAGGGGCGTGCACCATTTGGCCGCCTGCTCCAGGATCTGCGGCCCCTCGTTCCAGATGTCACGGCCCTCGTTGCGGGCCTGGATCATGGCTTCCAGCGCGACGCGGTTGGCGGTGGCGCCGGCCGCGATGCCCATCGGATGGCCGATGGTGCCGCCGCCGAACTGCAGGACCACATCCTCGCCCAGGTAGGTGAGCAACTGGTGCATCTGGCCGGCGTGGATGCCGCCCGAGGCCACCGGCATGACCTTGCACAGGCTGGCCCAATCCTGGTCGAAGAAGATGCCGTGCTCCAGGTTGACGGTGTTGACGGGCTCGCGCAGCACGTCGTAGATGCCGGCGATGGTGCGCGGATCGCCCTCCAGCTTGCCTACCACGGTGCCGGCGTGGATGTGGTCGACGCCCGCCAGGCGCATCCACTTGGCGATCACGCGGAAAGAGACGCCGTGGTTCTTCTGCCGGGTGTAGGTGCCATGACCGGCGCGGTGCAGGTGCAGAATCATGTCGTTCCTGCGCGCCCACTTGGACATGGACTGGATGGCGGTATAGCCGATGACGAGGTCGATCATGACGATCACCGAGCCCAGCTCCTTGGCGAATTCGGCGCGCTCGTACATGTCCTCCATGGTGGCGGCGGTGACGTTCAGATAATGGCCCTTGACCTCGCCGGTGGCAGCGGACGCCTTGTTCACCGCTTCCATCACGTAGAGGAAGCGGTCGCGCCAGTGCATGAAGGGCTGCGAGTTGATGTTCTCGTCGTCCTTGACGAAGTCGAGGCCGCCCTTCAGCGCCTCGTAGACCACGCGCCCGTAGTTGCGGCCCGACAGTCCCAGCTTGGGCTTGGTGGTGGCGCCGAGCAACGGGCGGCCGAACTTGTCCAGGCGCTCGCGCTCCACCACGATGCCGGTGGGCGGACCATCGAAGGTCTTCACGTAGGCGACCGGGAAGCGCATGTCCTCCAGGCGCAGGGCCTTGACCGCCTTGAAGCCGAAGACATTGCCGATGATCGAGGCGGTCAGGTTGGCGATGGAGCCCGGCTCGAAGAGATCCAGATCATAGGCGATGTAGGCGAAATGCTGGTCCGGCTGATTGGGCACCGGATCCACCCGGTAGGCTTTGGCGCGATACAGCTCGGAGGCGGTCAGGCGGTCGGTCCACACCACGGTCCAGGTGGCGGTGGAGGATTCGCCGGCCACGGCGGCCGCCGCCTCCTCGGGCTCCACGCCTTCCTGGGGCGTGATGCGAAAGAGCGCGATCACGTCCGTATCCTTCGGCACGTAGTCCGGCTCCCAATAGCCCATCTTCTTGTAGGGAATCACTCCAGCCTTGTAGCGTTCCGCTCCGGAAATGGCTTCAGACATTTTGACCTCCAAACATGGAATCAATGGGGTGATGCCGGTGTTCCAGGAAGCCGGCCCATCCAGCGCAGCAGCTTCCCATGCCGGCCGGGAATCTCTCTCTTGATGACGTCAAGACACGAACAGCGCTCGGGAAATCGAATCGGAACCACGGAGGATCAGCTATGTCGCCAGATTCGCGCGAATGCCGCCTTGCGGGCAGGCGGGCTCCCGCTGCCCGGACACGGGGCTTGCCGCTGCGGGCCGGAAGAATCCCATGAAGCACGCTTCTTGCGTCAGCTCAGGCTTTGTGAGGGCACGGCCCGGCACTTCGATCGCGCCCGCGCGGCGGCAGGTGCCGTCCCGACAGACACCTGCCGGGTCTGCGGCGCCATCTCGCCAGCCGCATCACATGGCCAGGTTCCAAAGCACGTTGGTCACGACCATGAGAAAGGCCAGGCCGACCAAGCCGGTGACGAAGATGGCGCCGCTCAGGAGCGAAGTCTGGCCGGTGTCTTCGGGCTTCAGCACCTCCGGCACCAGGCGGAAGATGAGAACGCCGCTGGCGGCCACCGCCAGGCTGAAGACGGCCAGATAAAAGGCCACGCTCGGCACGATCAGCAAAAGCGACGACAGCCACAGCGGCGTCGGCGCGATGGCGGCGATGGCGAAGCCCTCGCGGAAGCTGATGCGCGCGTCGATGATCTCGCCCAGCTGCTGGATGACGAAGGCCATCGCCGGCACTCCGACCAACTGGACGGCCCAAAAGGCCGCCACGATGCCCAGCAGCTCGCCTTGGGGCAGCGGCGGCAGATACAGCACGCTGTCGACGTTGCTGGACTTCAGGAAGTACAGCATGAGCGTCGGAATCAGGGAGAACGGCAGTACGTGAAAAAGAAAAAGCTGCGTGACGGACGGCTGGGGGCGGCTCGGATCGCGCCAGCGAGCCGGGGAAAAATACAGTGAATGGCTCAGCTCGGTCAGGGAGTGCATGGCAGTCCTCCTTGGGAGGTTCACGAAGCAGGCAAACGGATTTACCAAACCCAAGGCTTAGACAAGCCGGCGCGGCCTTTGTTATGCCGCAGCCAGGCCGTGGTGGAAGCGATGCGCGGCCGGGCGGCCAAGGCGGCAAGCCGGGCGCCGCGGGTGCCGATGCCCTAAAACAACTGTAGGCTGTGCGGCTGGCTGGCCGGCGCCGCGAAAATTTCCTCGAGCGGCTGCGGGCGCTGCAGGCCGTAGCCCTGCCCGTAATCGACCCCCAGCTGCTTGAGCTTGGCCAGGATGCGGTCGTTCTCCACGCACTCGGCGATGGTCTGGATGCCCATCACGTGGCCGAGCTGGTTGATGGACTCCACCATGGCGTAATCGATGGGATCGTCGGCCAGGTCGCGCACGAAGCCGCCGTCGATCTTGAGATAGTCCACCGGCAGGTTCTTGAGGTAGGCGAAGGAGCTCAGGCCGCTGCCGAAGTCGTCCAAGGCGAAGCGGCAGCCCCGGGCCTTCAGCGTGGTGATGAAACGCTGCGCCTGGGCGAAGTTGGCGATGGCCGCCGTTTCGGTGATCTCGAAGCAGACGCGCCCGGCCAGCGCGCCCATGGCGTCCAGCTGATCGAGCACGAAATCCAGGAACTGATCGTCGCACAGGGAGCGGCCCGACACGTTGATGGCGAAGGCCACGCCGGCGGCATGGCTTTCGGACAGTGCCCGCAGCGCGGCGAGCGCATGGCGGATGACCCAGCGGTCCACGGCGGGCATGACGTTGTAACGCTCGGCGGCGGGAATGAAGGCCATGGGCGGCACCACCTTGCCCTGCTCATCCAGCATGCGCACCAGGATCTCGTAGCGGGCCGGCGCCGCGGGTCCGTCCCGCAGCGGGACGACCGCCTGGCAGTACAGGCGCAGGCGCCCATCCTCCACGGCCCGCGACACCCGCTGCATCCACTGCATCTCCCCCTGATGCTTGGCCAGCGCCGCGTCGTCGGGCTGGTACACGTGCGCCCGGTTGCGGCCCAGATCCTTGGCCACGTAGCAGGCCGAATCCGCCGCGCTCAGAATCTCGGTGCTGCTGGCGCTCCGCGCCGTGATGGGGGCGATACCGATGCTCGCCCCCACGCTGAAGGTCTTGTCCTGCCAGACGAAGCGGAAATCGCTGAGCACCTGACGCAATCCATCGGCGATCTCGCGCGCCTTGGCCGGCATGCAGCCTTCCAGCAGCACGCCGAACTCGTCGCCGCCAAGGCGGGCCAGGGTATCGCTGCCGCGCAACCTGGGCCGCAGCAGCAGCGCCAACTGCTTCAGCAGTTCATCCCCGGCCACGTGGCCGCAGGTATCGTTCACCACCTTGAACTGGTCCAGGTCGACATAGAGCAGCGCGTGCTGCACGTCGCCGGCCTGGGCGCTCGCCAGGGCGTGCTCCAGCCGCAGCTCGAACTCGCGGCGGTTGAGCAGGCCGGTGAGCGGATCGTGGCTGGCTTGGTAACTCAGCTGCCGTGCCATGCCGCGCATTTCGGTCACGTCCCGGAACACCAGCACCACGCCGCTGACCCCACCGTCGCGGTCGCGGATGGGGGCGGCCGTGTGCTCGATGGCGAATTCGCGGCCGTCGCGCCGGCGCAGGATACTGTCGCCGGCGGCGTTGACGATGCCGTTGACCGCCAGGCAGGCGCGCACCGGATCCGGCGCGCTGGCGCCGGTCGCCTCGTCGATCACGTGAAATACCTCGGCCAAAGCGGCTCCGCGTGCCTCTTCATCAGGCCAACCGGTCAGCAGCTTCGCTACCGGATTCAGATACTGCACCCGCCCGTCCACGTCGGTGGTGATCACCGCCTCGCCGATGGATTCCAGGGTGACCATGAGCCGCTCTTTTTCCTGGAAGAGCGCCTCGCGGGCACGCTTGAGCTCGGTGATGTCGCGCACCGCCACCACCCGCCGCATCCGGCCGTGATAGGAGAAGTCCTTAGCATGGATTTCCACCGGCAGCGTCGTGCCGTCCTTGCGCCGGGCCTCCACCTCCGCGGGCGCATCGGGTTTGCTGCGCAGCCGCTCGATGAGGAGTTCCCGGGATGCGGGGGCGATCAGGTCCAGGGCATGCATGCCGATGAGTTCGGCCGGCTCATAGCCCAACATGCTGGCCAGGGTCTGGTTGACCGCCAGGAAATGGCCATCCTCATGGATGGCGATGCCCTCGAAGGCGGCCTGGGACAGGCTGCGGAAGCGCGCCTCGCTCTCGCGGATGGCCTCCTCCGCCCGCCGCTGGCGGGTC belongs to Thermithiobacillus tepidarius DSM 3134 and includes:
- a CDS encoding calcium/sodium antiporter, with the protein product MSLIHFAYFIFGLALLIAGAELLVRGASRLAAAFGISPLVIGLTVVAFGTSSPELAISVQSGLAGQSDIALGNVVGSNIFNVLFILGLSAVITPLLVAQQLVRLDVPVMIGVSLLVLGLGLDGAFSRPEGGLLVAGLAAYTAFLIRQSRRESQAVQTEYAQEFGAATSAGRGRLLNLALVAGGLGLLVLGSRWLVTGAVAFAQALGVSELVIGLTLVAAGTSMPEVATSLIAAVRGQRDIAVGNVVGSNIFNLLGVLGLTAVVAPNGVPVSDAVLGFDLPVMIAVAVACLPIFLSSHLIARWEGFVFLGYYAAYTTYLILESAQHDALPLFSTVMGAFVLPLTAITLLLVLLRAWRAQRRG
- a CDS encoding phosphate-starvation-inducible PsiE family protein, with the protein product MLAYLKKFERVVVLTLIAMLSIVVLLAVGELGWVLVQDAITPPVLILEIDELLDIFGLFLLVLIGIELLEMMKAYLAEGVVHSEVVLTVALIAIARKIVVLDARDYSGATLVGIGVIIVALAAAYWVIRRARG
- a CDS encoding MarC family protein, encoding MDWTYAARTLAGLLAILNPLGAIPVFISLTMGWDAATRMRTARIAAVATGLVLSTAALAGDRILAFFGISIAAFRVGGGILVLLMAIHMMQAKRSGARQTPEETEAAAEKDSVAVVPLAIPLLAGPGAISTVILNAHQTRGFLGFVMLGGIIWLMAGAVYLALTAAVPLARRLGVLGINITTRILGLLLAAIAVEFIADGLKELFPLLAGG
- the cbbX gene encoding CbbX protein, with the protein product MDEQVAEHNSETQAVSGDTPVDLRAAYRDAHLQEVLDQLDRELVGLKPVKTRIRETAALLLVDRVRKELQLNAGPPSLHMSFTGNPGTGKTTVAMRMAEILHRLGYVRQGHLVAVTRDDLVGQYIGHTAPKTKEVLKRAMGGVLFIDEAYYLYKPENERDYGQEAIEILLQVMENQREDLVVILAGYKDKMERFFESNPGMSSRIAHHIDFPDYTVDELMGIAHLMLEKQQYRFSPDAELAFHEYLLRRMRMPHFANARSVRNALDRARLRQANRLLASGGLLTRQDLMTIEAEDILASRVFREGQPDDTSGPAARQAAG
- a CDS encoding ribulose bisphosphate carboxylase small subunit — its product is MRITQGQFSFLPDLTDEQILAQIKYALQNGWAVNVEFTDDPHPRNTYWEMWGIPMFDLKDPAGIMYEVNECRKAYPNHYIRVTAFDSTRGWETPRMSFIVNRPKEEPGFGLWRQELEGRHIGYTVHAYATDEPEGERYQ
- a CDS encoding form I ribulose bisphosphate carboxylase large subunit, with translation MSEAISGAERYKAGVIPYKKMGYWEPDYVPKDTDVIALFRITPQEGVEPEEAAAAVAGESSTATWTVVWTDRLTASELYRAKAYRVDPVPNQPDQHFAYIAYDLDLFEPGSIANLTASIIGNVFGFKAVKALRLEDMRFPVAYVKTFDGPPTGIVVERERLDKFGRPLLGATTKPKLGLSGRNYGRVVYEALKGGLDFVKDDENINSQPFMHWRDRFLYVMEAVNKASAATGEVKGHYLNVTAATMEDMYERAEFAKELGSVIVMIDLVIGYTAIQSMSKWARRNDMILHLHRAGHGTYTRQKNHGVSFRVIAKWMRLAGVDHIHAGTVVGKLEGDPRTIAGIYDVLREPVNTVNLEHGIFFDQDWASLCKVMPVASGGIHAGQMHQLLTYLGEDVVLQFGGGTIGHPMGIAAGATANRVALEAMIQARNEGRDIWNEGPQILEQAAKWCTPLRAALDTWKDVTFNYESTDTPDFVPTATASV
- a CDS encoding Yip1 family protein, with amino-acid sequence MHSLTELSHSLYFSPARWRDPSRPQPSVTQLFLFHVLPFSLIPTLMLYFLKSSNVDSVLYLPPLPQGELLGIVAAFWAVQLVGVPAMAFVIQQLGEIIDARISFREGFAIAAIAPTPLWLSSLLLIVPSVAFYLAVFSLAVAASGVLIFRLVPEVLKPEDTGQTSLLSGAIFVTGLVGLAFLMVVTNVLWNLAM
- a CDS encoding EAL domain-containing protein, translated to MLSFISNIVLSGPAALPGAPPAAGDFAYSGWFWLALAGFVLLTLALATLYLRRLSRSLEESRARLARTEAEWIQALDSAEDAICLLDLDDNLVRANHKYYGFLGRTPEEAVGRNLMLLVHGRYEDKPCPVCQARLERRDAVFVKEADDPVNRLRRPIEIAVKIIRDQRGEATGVLQVMRDLTRQRRAEEAIRESEARFRSLSQAAFEGIAIHEDGHFLAVNQTLASMLGYEPAELIGMHALDLIAPASRELLIERLRSKPDAPAEVEARRKDGTTLPVEIHAKDFSYHGRMRRVVAVRDITELKRAREALFQEKERLMVTLESIGEAVITTDVDGRVQYLNPVAKLLTGWPDEEARGAALAEVFHVIDEATGASAPDPVRACLAVNGIVNAAGDSILRRRDGREFAIEHTAAPIRDRDGGVSGVVLVFRDVTEMRGMARQLSYQASHDPLTGLLNRREFELRLEHALASAQAGDVQHALLYVDLDQFKVVNDTCGHVAGDELLKQLALLLRPRLRGSDTLARLGGDEFGVLLEGCMPAKAREIADGLRQVLSDFRFVWQDKTFSVGASIGIAPITARSASSTEILSAADSACYVAKDLGRNRAHVYQPDDAALAKHQGEMQWMQRVSRAVEDGRLRLYCQAVVPLRDGPAAPARYEILVRMLDEQGKVVPPMAFIPAAERYNVMPAVDRWVIRHALAALRALSESHAAGVAFAINVSGRSLCDDQFLDFVLDQLDAMGALAGRVCFEITETAAIANFAQAQRFITTLKARGCRFALDDFGSGLSSFAYLKNLPVDYLKIDGGFVRDLADDPIDYAMVESINQLGHVMGIQTIAECVENDRILAKLKQLGVDYGQGYGLQRPQPLEEIFAAPASQPHSLQLF